From the Sphingomonas aliaeris genome, one window contains:
- a CDS encoding efflux transporter outer membrane subunit, which yields MVRSRILTALLVSTPLAACSVGPDYRPAAPSELGVPDAYSVPANSRNATDISAWWTGFDDPLLARIVEQARANNLDIAQAVARLRQARESLVQSRAQLLPSVSGSAGYTRAIDFTGASTVTLPDGTVTTISRGSGDSFSVGGNASYQLGLFGEVRRTVEATSAQYAASGYDLATVQISAESEAARNYVLARLYQAQLANARNSLAIQDDNLEIAGFRVQAGLVSSLDAEQARSQRAQTAATIPTIEQNYNTAVSRIGVLTGQAPGALKEEMAAARAIPTGPADVAVGIPADTLRNRPDVRAAERNLAAATAQIGVAKAALYPALAISGSVSTNATAVGNLFEQVTGQLFAGLTQAIFNGGRLRAQVRSNEAAADAAFAAYKGTVLTGLEDVENAVVALDSAKRRAAEFAIALDAANTSAILSRSQYRAGLTDFTTLNTTEASLLTARNGLSQAQSDRAQALIQLYLALGGGWDAAAGAPQAPPRDVSNGR from the coding sequence ATGGTACGGTCCCGCATACTCACGGCGCTTCTCGTTTCGACACCGCTCGCGGCATGTTCGGTCGGGCCTGACTATCGCCCCGCTGCCCCGTCCGAACTGGGCGTGCCGGACGCCTATTCCGTCCCCGCGAACAGCCGGAACGCGACGGACATCTCGGCCTGGTGGACCGGTTTCGACGATCCGCTGCTCGCCCGCATCGTCGAGCAGGCGCGCGCCAACAATCTCGATATCGCGCAGGCCGTCGCGCGGCTGCGTCAGGCGCGCGAAAGCCTCGTTCAGTCGCGGGCGCAATTGCTGCCCTCCGTATCGGGGTCAGCCGGCTATACGCGCGCGATCGATTTCACCGGGGCGAGTACGGTGACGTTGCCCGACGGCACGGTAACGACGATCTCGCGCGGGTCGGGCGACAGCTTCTCGGTCGGCGGAAATGCGTCCTACCAACTGGGGCTGTTCGGCGAGGTGCGCCGCACGGTCGAGGCGACGTCCGCGCAATATGCCGCGTCCGGCTACGACCTCGCGACGGTGCAGATTTCGGCGGAAAGCGAGGCGGCGCGAAACTACGTCCTCGCCCGCCTGTATCAGGCGCAACTGGCGAACGCGCGCAATTCGCTGGCGATCCAGGACGACAATCTGGAGATTGCCGGCTTCCGCGTACAGGCGGGTCTAGTGTCTTCGCTGGACGCCGAACAGGCGCGCTCGCAGCGCGCGCAGACCGCCGCGACGATCCCGACGATCGAACAGAATTACAACACGGCCGTCTCGCGGATCGGCGTGCTGACGGGGCAGGCGCCGGGCGCGCTGAAGGAGGAAATGGCGGCGGCGCGGGCGATCCCGACCGGGCCGGCGGACGTCGCGGTCGGCATCCCCGCCGACACGCTGCGCAATCGCCCCGATGTCCGCGCGGCCGAACGCAACCTTGCCGCCGCGACCGCGCAGATCGGCGTGGCGAAGGCGGCGCTCTATCCCGCGCTCGCGATCAGCGGTTCGGTCAGCACCAATGCGACCGCGGTGGGCAATCTGTTCGAACAGGTTACGGGGCAATTGTTCGCCGGGCTGACACAAGCGATCTTCAACGGCGGGCGATTGCGCGCGCAGGTGCGGTCGAACGAGGCGGCGGCGGATGCGGCGTTCGCGGCCTATAAAGGCACCGTGCTGACCGGGCTCGAGGATGTCGAGAATGCCGTTGTTGCGCTGGATTCCGCAAAGCGCCGCGCCGCCGAATTCGCCATCGCGCTGGATGCGGCCAACACCTCCGCGATCCTGTCGCGCAGCCAGTACCGGGCAGGCCTGACCGATTTCACCACGCTGAACACGACCGAGGCGAGCCTGCTGACGGCGCGGAACGGCCTGTCGCAGGCGCAGTCCGATCGCGCGCAGGCGCTGATCCAATTGTATCTCGCGCTCGGCGGAGGCTGGGATGCCGCCGCCGGTGCGCCGCAAGCCCCCCCAAGGGATGTTTCGAATGGCCGATAG
- a CDS encoding efflux RND transporter periplasmic adaptor subunit produces the protein MADSNIDDFLGTKPVPAWRKYLKWVAVLVGVVLLAFLLKSCFGGSDAVQYSTDKVTRGSFQVTVSATGKLAPTNQVDVGSELSGLVTKVVVDVNDRVTAGQPLALVDPARFQDTVNQSKAALAANVAAVQQAQATLSQADATLARFREVSRLSNGRVPAKTELDTAIAERARGVANLRAAQANVQAARATLSSNETQLLRTVIRSPVNGVVLARQIEPGQTVAASFSTPTLFVIAQDLSAMKLEVAIDEADVGTVREGQAATFTVDAFPGKTFPAKITRVDLGSNLSAQSSTATTTTTATNTVVSYAATLSVANADQQLRPGMTATADIVTTAKSNVLLVPNAALRFKPVDPAAGASGSGGGIAGSLTFRPRRGGQERTAKVGRGATQTVYIKDAAGKPKAINVVTGETNGSLTEVTGGDLKPGMDVITGQLASGGDAKPGAGGGRRSAGGGAGGGQRSGN, from the coding sequence ATGGCCGATAGTAACATCGACGATTTCCTCGGCACGAAGCCGGTGCCGGCGTGGCGCAAATATCTGAAATGGGTCGCAGTGTTAGTCGGCGTCGTGCTGCTCGCTTTCCTCCTGAAAAGCTGTTTCGGCGGCAGCGATGCGGTCCAGTATTCGACCGACAAGGTCACGCGCGGATCGTTCCAGGTGACGGTCTCGGCGACCGGAAAGCTCGCGCCGACCAACCAGGTGGATGTCGGCTCCGAGCTGTCCGGTCTGGTCACCAAGGTGGTGGTCGACGTCAACGACCGCGTGACCGCGGGGCAGCCGCTCGCATTGGTCGATCCCGCGCGGTTCCAGGATACGGTGAACCAGAGCAAGGCGGCGCTCGCGGCAAACGTCGCCGCCGTGCAGCAGGCGCAGGCGACGCTGTCGCAGGCGGATGCGACGCTCGCGCGCTTCCGCGAAGTCAGCCGCCTGTCGAACGGCCGCGTCCCCGCCAAGACCGAACTGGACACCGCGATCGCGGAACGCGCGCGCGGCGTGGCGAACCTCCGCGCGGCGCAGGCCAACGTGCAGGCCGCACGCGCGACCCTGTCCTCCAACGAGACGCAGTTGCTGCGCACCGTCATCCGGTCGCCCGTCAACGGCGTGGTGCTGGCGCGCCAGATCGAACCGGGCCAGACCGTCGCGGCATCGTTCAGCACGCCCACCCTGTTCGTCATCGCGCAGGACCTGTCGGCGATGAAGCTGGAAGTCGCGATCGACGAGGCGGATGTCGGCACGGTGCGCGAGGGACAGGCGGCGACCTTCACCGTCGATGCCTTTCCCGGCAAGACGTTCCCGGCGAAGATCACGCGCGTCGATCTCGGCTCGAATTTGAGCGCGCAAAGCTCGACCGCGACGACGACGACCACGGCGACCAACACCGTCGTCTCCTATGCCGCGACGTTGAGCGTCGCCAATGCGGACCAGCAATTGCGCCCCGGCATGACGGCGACAGCCGATATCGTCACCACCGCGAAGAGCAATGTGCTGCTGGTCCCGAACGCCGCGCTCCGCTTCAAGCCGGTCGATCCGGCGGCGGGTGCGTCGGGCAGTGGCGGGGGCATTGCCGGATCGCTGACCTTCCGTCCACGGCGTGGCGGTCAGGAACGCACCGCCAAGGTCGGCCGCGGCGCGACGCAGACCGTCTATATCAAGGATGCGGCGGGCAAGCCCAAGGCGATCAACGTCGTCACCGGCGAAACCAACGGATCGCTGACCGAAGTCACCGGCGGCGATCTGAAACCGGGCATGGACGTCATCACCGGCCAGCTTGCGAGCGGTGGCGACGCCAAGCCCGGTGCGGGCGGTGGACGCCGATCCGCCGGTGGCGGCGCGGGCGGCGGTCAGCGCAGTGGCAACTGA
- a CDS encoding ABC transporter ATP-binding protein, which produces MATDAAPSSGTADATPIIRLRGVTKTYGQGATAFQALKGVDLDIQSGDFVAVMGASGSGKSTTMNILGCLDVPTGGTFEFRGHHVEDLDRDQRALLRRKYLGFVFQGFNLLARTSALENVELPLLYRGDAKQARRDAAMAALDKVGLKQWWDHTPAELSGGQQQRVAIARAIVTSPQVLLADEPTGNLDSERSVEIMQLLTDLNRENGITVLMVTHEPEMAAFARTVVHFKDGLVERIEAQHRQGEEVEA; this is translated from the coding sequence GTGGCAACTGACGCCGCCCCCTCTTCAGGCACCGCCGACGCCACGCCGATCATCCGGCTACGCGGCGTGACCAAGACGTACGGCCAGGGCGCGACCGCGTTCCAAGCGCTGAAGGGGGTCGATCTGGACATCCAGTCGGGCGATTTCGTCGCGGTGATGGGGGCCAGCGGATCGGGCAAGTCGACGACGATGAACATCCTCGGCTGTCTCGACGTGCCGACCGGCGGGACGTTCGAGTTTCGCGGCCATCATGTCGAGGATCTCGACCGCGACCAGCGCGCGCTGTTGCGCCGCAAATATCTCGGCTTCGTGTTCCAGGGGTTCAACCTGCTCGCCCGCACTTCCGCGCTGGAGAATGTCGAGCTGCCCCTGCTGTATCGCGGCGATGCGAAGCAGGCGCGGCGCGACGCGGCGATGGCCGCACTCGACAAGGTCGGGTTGAAGCAGTGGTGGGATCACACGCCCGCCGAACTGTCCGGCGGTCAGCAGCAGCGCGTCGCCATCGCCCGCGCGATCGTCACCTCTCCGCAGGTGCTTCTTGCCGACGAACCGACCGGCAATCTGGATTCCGAACGCTCGGTCGAGATCATGCAATTGCTGACCGATCTCAACCGCGAGAACGGCATAACCGTGCTGATGGTGACGCATGAACCCGAAATGGCCGCGTTCGCGCGCACCGTGGTTCACTTCAAGGACGGTCTGGTCGAACGGATCGAGGCGCAGCACCGCCAGGGCGAAGAGGTGGAAGCGTGA
- a CDS encoding nucleotidyltransferase family protein — MIPAERVVLILLAAGRSERFGARDKLTEDFLGKPLAFHVVTALEAVPFRERIVVQNGTMMDFAARGYRVIHNERPEIGMSNSVKLGVASARAGGAEAVLIALADMPRVTATHVYRLLDGADGPDAVVASSDGTKPCPPALFGAGRFDALLGLEGDEGARAMIAGGKHVVAAAHELLDIDRPEDLERLRALA, encoded by the coding sequence ATGATTCCGGCGGAGCGCGTTGTCCTGATCCTGCTTGCGGCGGGGCGATCCGAGCGGTTCGGGGCGCGCGACAAGCTGACCGAGGATTTCCTGGGCAAGCCGCTCGCCTTCCACGTCGTGACCGCGCTGGAGGCGGTGCCGTTTCGCGAGCGGATCGTCGTGCAGAACGGCACGATGATGGATTTCGCGGCGCGCGGATACCGCGTGATCCATAACGAGCGGCCCGAGATCGGCATGTCCAATTCGGTGAAACTGGGCGTCGCGAGCGCGCGGGCGGGCGGAGCGGAAGCGGTGCTGATCGCGCTGGCGGACATGCCGCGCGTCACCGCGACGCACGTCTACCGCCTGCTGGACGGCGCGGACGGGCCGGACGCGGTGGTTGCCTCCAGTGACGGGACGAAGCCCTGCCCGCCTGCGCTGTTCGGCGCGGGGCGGTTCGACGCGTTGCTCGGGCTGGAAGGCGATGAGGGCGCGCGGGCGATGATCGCGGGGGGCAAGCATGTCGTGGCGGCGGCGCATGAGTTGCTGGATATCGACCGGCCGGAGGATCTGGAGCGGTTGCGGGCCTTGGCGTGA
- a CDS encoding XdhC family protein — protein MADNDSVLNAAAAWQGQPMAIATVVSTWGSAPRPRGSHMIVHADGRFEGSVSGGCVESDILATAADVIAGAPFAVKTYGVEDAAAWEVGLPCGGEIAVMVQPVSAEGFDPELFAALAQARDAGKALSVTTDLDTGASSLRPMQGAVFVNRYDPPRRLLIVGAVQIAQSLAGLARELGIATVVIDPRARFLTEERFPGITLDDRWPDEAVAAYAPGPSTAVVTLSHDTKIDDPALIAALATDAAYVGALGSRRSHAARRERLAAAGVSEDRIDRIDGPVGLDIGAIGPAEIALSIAAAMVAAFNAREGVKQPAPAMLSANA, from the coding sequence ATGGCCGATAACGATTCCGTGCTGAACGCGGCCGCCGCGTGGCAGGGCCAGCCGATGGCGATCGCGACGGTCGTCAGCACATGGGGATCCGCGCCACGCCCGCGCGGCAGCCATATGATCGTCCACGCCGATGGCCGGTTCGAAGGGTCCGTGTCGGGCGGCTGCGTGGAAAGCGACATCCTCGCCACCGCCGCCGACGTCATCGCGGGCGCGCCGTTCGCCGTGAAGACGTACGGCGTGGAGGATGCCGCCGCGTGGGAGGTCGGCCTGCCCTGCGGTGGCGAGATCGCCGTGATGGTGCAGCCGGTATCGGCGGAAGGGTTCGACCCGGAACTGTTCGCCGCGCTGGCGCAGGCGCGCGATGCGGGCAAGGCGCTGTCCGTGACGACCGATCTGGATACGGGCGCGAGCTCTTTGCGGCCGATGCAGGGGGCCGTGTTCGTCAACCGCTACGATCCGCCGCGCCGCCTGCTGATCGTCGGCGCGGTGCAGATCGCGCAGTCGCTTGCCGGGTTGGCGCGCGAACTGGGCATCGCGACGGTGGTGATCGATCCGCGCGCGCGTTTCCTGACGGAGGAACGGTTTCCGGGCATCACGCTGGACGATCGCTGGCCGGACGAGGCGGTTGCCGCCTATGCGCCCGGCCCGTCCACGGCGGTCGTCACGCTGAGCCATGATACGAAGATCGACGATCCCGCGCTGATCGCCGCTTTGGCGACCGACGCGGCCTATGTCGGCGCCTTGGGGTCGCGTCGCAGCCATGCCGCGCGGCGCGAACGGCTGGCGGCGGCGGGGGTGAGCGAGGACCGGATCGACCGGATCGACGGACCGGTGGGGCTGGATATCGGTGCGATCGGCCCGGCCGAGATCGCGCTGTCGATCGCCGCCGCGATGGTCGCTGCGTTCAATGCGCGGGAGGGCGTCAAGCAGCCCGCGCCCGCGATGCTGTCGGCGAACGCATGA
- a CDS encoding glycerophosphodiester phosphodiesterase — MTHFKTLPRKALLLAAAALAVAAVAAHGQAGTKDQVMTRQMPLSPVIVIAHRGVSGLRPEHTIAAYTLAIEQGADFIEPDLVLTKDDVFVARHENDITETSDVAAHPEFAARKTTKVIDGEKHVGWFTEDFTLAELKTLRAKERLPLLRPDNTKFDGQFDIPTLAEIIALAKKHSVGGRVVGIYPETKHPSYFAGIGHPMEARLVRELKAAGWDDAKAPVFIQSFEVNNLKALHGMTTIRLIQLMDKKGAPADGGVPSYAAMTTAEGFRAVAAYAYGVGPNKDMVDTAFVANAHAVGLRVHPWTFRAENYFLPASLWSGVNPRAHGRLPDEIRKYIDMGVDGFFTDFTAIGVEARAASRSDQ, encoded by the coding sequence ATGACGCACTTTAAGACGCTGCCGCGCAAGGCCTTGCTGCTCGCGGCCGCCGCCCTTGCCGTCGCCGCCGTCGCGGCGCACGGACAGGCGGGTACGAAGGACCAGGTGATGACCAGACAGATGCCGCTCTCCCCCGTCATCGTGATCGCGCATCGCGGGGTCAGCGGCCTGCGGCCCGAACATACGATCGCCGCCTATACGCTGGCGATCGAACAGGGCGCGGACTTCATCGAACCCGATCTGGTGCTGACGAAGGACGACGTGTTCGTCGCGCGGCACGAAAACGACATCACCGAGACCAGCGACGTCGCCGCGCATCCCGAATTCGCCGCGCGCAAGACGACCAAGGTGATCGACGGCGAAAAGCATGTCGGCTGGTTTACCGAGGATTTCACGCTCGCCGAACTGAAGACGTTGCGCGCAAAGGAACGCCTGCCGCTGCTGCGCCCCGACAATACGAAATTCGACGGCCAGTTCGACATTCCGACGCTGGCCGAGATCATCGCGCTGGCGAAGAAGCATTCGGTCGGCGGGCGCGTCGTCGGGATCTATCCCGAGACCAAGCATCCCAGCTATTTCGCCGGGATCGGCCACCCGATGGAGGCGCGACTGGTGCGCGAACTGAAGGCGGCGGGCTGGGACGATGCGAAGGCGCCGGTGTTCATCCAGTCGTTCGAGGTGAACAATCTGAAGGCGCTGCACGGCATGACCACTATCCGCCTGATCCAGTTGATGGACAAGAAGGGCGCACCCGCGGACGGCGGCGTGCCCAGCTATGCGGCGATGACCACGGCGGAGGGTTTCCGGGCGGTCGCCGCCTATGCTTACGGCGTCGGGCCGAACAAGGACATGGTCGACACCGCCTTCGTCGCGAACGCGCATGCCGTTGGCTTACGCGTCCATCCCTGGACGTTCCGGGCGGAGAATTACTTCCTGCCCGCATCCTTGTGGTCCGGCGTCAATCCGCGCGCGCACGGCCGTCTTCCCGACGAAATCCGGAAGTATATCGACATGGGCGTGGACGGTTTCTTCACCGATTTCACCGCAATCGGGGTAGAGGCCCGCGCCGCATCACGATCGGATCAATGA
- a CDS encoding esterase/lipase family protein, giving the protein MPQETGAPSDLSLLPPSKLLWAMELPRAFAGVPQLIAARRRLMAMPRGDGRPVMLLPGLVNSDRSNVVLRRYLNALGYRAEGWGLGRNFGGKAIGAEGEMLFERIRRLHAETGEQVTLIGVSLGGIMARLAAHRVTDAVREVITISSPYAGHPHATNVWRVFEFVSGEKVDADTVVRHRAEVLAPLPVPATAIWSRSDGLVNGMICRVENEPGCRAIEVRSSHLWVQMRAEVLEAVAGVLDGVR; this is encoded by the coding sequence ATGCCGCAGGAAACGGGTGCGCCGTCCGATCTCTCGCTTTTACCGCCGTCCAAACTGCTTTGGGCGATGGAACTGCCACGTGCCTTTGCCGGCGTGCCGCAGCTGATCGCCGCGCGCCGACGGTTGATGGCGATGCCGCGCGGTGACGGGCGACCGGTGATGCTGTTGCCCGGGCTGGTAAATTCGGACCGGTCGAACGTGGTGCTGCGGCGCTATCTGAATGCGCTTGGCTATCGCGCCGAGGGCTGGGGACTGGGACGTAACTTCGGCGGCAAGGCGATCGGCGCGGAGGGCGAGATGCTGTTCGAGCGGATCCGCCGCCTGCATGCGGAGACGGGGGAGCAAGTGACGCTGATCGGCGTCAGCCTGGGCGGGATCATGGCGCGGCTGGCGGCGCACCGCGTGACGGATGCGGTGCGCGAGGTCATCACGATCAGTTCGCCTTATGCGGGCCATCCGCATGCTACCAATGTGTGGCGGGTGTTCGAGTTCGTCAGCGGCGAGAAGGTGGATGCGGATACCGTCGTGCGGCACCGCGCGGAAGTCCTTGCCCCCCTGCCCGTCCCGGCCACCGCGATCTGGAGCCGCAGCGATGGACTGGTCAACGGCATGATCTGTCGCGTCGAGAACGAACCCGGCTGCCGCGCGATCGAGGTCCGCAGCAGCCATTTGTGGGTCCAGATGCGCGCCGAAGTGCTGGAAGCGGTGGCGGGCGTGCTGGACGGGGTGCGGTAG
- a CDS encoding type II toxin-antitoxin system Phd/YefM family antitoxin: protein MQVVNYTDARANLKDVMDRVVDDHEEVIVTRKNGKPVVMMSLDEWNSIRETMYLISTPANAGALRASIAQLDAGGGTERTLIEP, encoded by the coding sequence ATGCAGGTGGTGAACTATACGGACGCCAGGGCCAATCTAAAGGACGTTATGGACCGTGTGGTCGATGACCATGAGGAGGTCATCGTAACGCGGAAGAACGGCAAGCCGGTCGTGATGATGTCGCTGGATGAATGGAATTCCATCCGGGAAACGATGTACCTCATTTCCACGCCGGCCAATGCCGGCGCGCTGCGTGCCTCGATCGCCCAGCTCGATGCCGGGGGTGGCACAGAGCGGACGCTGATCGAACCTTGA
- a CDS encoding Txe/YoeB family addiction module toxin, with product MKLVFSDLAWDQYRYWIDADPKVFAKLNALIVETRRTPFKGTGKPEPLKGDLAGWWSRRITRADRLVYRVSGKSPDQQLEIAQCRFHY from the coding sequence TTGAAGCTCGTCTTCTCGGATCTCGCCTGGGACCAATATCGATATTGGATCGATGCCGATCCGAAGGTCTTCGCGAAATTGAACGCGCTGATCGTGGAAACCCGACGAACGCCGTTCAAGGGAACCGGCAAACCCGAACCGCTGAAAGGCGATCTGGCGGGCTGGTGGTCACGCCGTATCACCCGGGCGGATCGCCTGGTCTATCGTGTGTCCGGCAAGTCCCCCGATCAGCAACTCGAGATCGCGCAATGCCGCTTCCATTACTGA
- a CDS encoding 50S ribosomal protein L11 methyltransferase, protein MSADIIDSWKTTLPCTRAEAEAIDAADDLAIDAVIMTTETVEDDVETWRLDAYTEHEPGPDMIAALKALVPSAADIAPQVEALTPADWVAMSQAGLEPICEGRFVVHTSAHPVDPPPGGRAFLIDAGNAFGTGHHATTSGCLAMLDGLADRTFANVIDVGTGTGLLAFAAAHLWPDAAIIATDIDPAAVEVTRENAVENGVPGIALVTADGALDDAITARAPYDLVIANILAGPLVSMAPELAAISGPNAVIVLAGLLETQRQAVVDAFAECGVTLDAVDRRGDWTILRLAAGAERYMPSRPFDPKGRDGWALDI, encoded by the coding sequence ATGTCCGCTGACATCATCGACAGCTGGAAGACCACCCTGCCCTGCACCCGTGCCGAGGCGGAGGCGATCGACGCGGCGGACGATCTTGCGATCGATGCGGTCATCATGACGACCGAGACCGTTGAGGACGATGTCGAGACGTGGCGGCTCGACGCTTATACCGAGCATGAGCCGGGTCCGGATATGATCGCCGCGTTGAAGGCGCTGGTCCCGAGCGCCGCCGATATCGCGCCGCAGGTCGAGGCGCTGACGCCCGCCGACTGGGTCGCGATGAGCCAGGCCGGGCTGGAGCCGATCTGCGAGGGGCGCTTCGTCGTGCATACCAGCGCGCATCCGGTCGATCCGCCGCCCGGCGGCCGCGCGTTCCTGATCGACGCGGGCAACGCCTTCGGGACGGGGCATCACGCGACGACCAGCGGATGCCTTGCGATGCTCGACGGGCTGGCGGATCGCACGTTCGCCAACGTCATCGATGTCGGCACCGGCACGGGTCTGCTCGCCTTCGCCGCCGCGCATCTGTGGCCGGATGCCGCGATCATCGCGACCGATATCGACCCCGCCGCGGTCGAGGTTACCCGTGAGAATGCGGTGGAGAACGGCGTTCCGGGCATCGCACTGGTCACGGCCGACGGTGCGCTGGACGATGCGATCACGGCGCGCGCACCGTACGATCTGGTCATCGCCAACATCCTGGCCGGGCCGCTGGTGTCGATGGCGCCGGAACTTGCCGCAATTTCCGGCCCGAACGCGGTGATCGTCCTCGCCGGGCTGCTGGAGACACAGCGGCAGGCGGTGGTCGATGCCTTTGCCGAGTGTGGCGTGACGCTGGATGCGGTCGACCGTCGCGGCGACTGGACGATCCTGCGGCTGGCCGCGGGGGCCGAACGCTACATGCCGAGCAGGCCGTTCGATCCCAAGGGGCGAGACGGCTGGGCGCTGGATATCTGA
- a CDS encoding SDR family NAD(P)-dependent oxidoreductase → MIHILLTGSSRGIGAAIAEALDRPDIRVIGHGTASGIPADFAQPGAPQALWTEALDRLDGRIDVLINNAGVFEANPVDRPHDEWVADWERTMRINLTASAELCRLAVAHFQQRAGGKGGRIVNIASRAAYRGDSPAHWHYAASKAGMVAMTKSIARGYAAQNILAFAICPGFTMTGMAEDYLESRGGDKLLADIPLGRVAQPEEVAIAARFLALEAPPSMTGGVIDVNGASYVR, encoded by the coding sequence ATGATCCATATTCTCCTGACCGGCAGCAGCCGCGGCATCGGTGCGGCGATCGCCGAGGCGCTCGATCGTCCCGACATCCGCGTGATCGGCCACGGTACCGCGAGCGGTATCCCGGCCGACTTCGCCCAACCCGGCGCGCCACAAGCGCTGTGGACTGAGGCGCTCGATCGGCTGGACGGCCGGATCGACGTGTTGATCAACAATGCCGGCGTCTTCGAAGCCAATCCGGTCGACCGTCCGCATGACGAATGGGTCGCGGATTGGGAGCGGACGATGCGCATCAACCTGACCGCCAGCGCCGAACTGTGCCGCCTCGCCGTGGCGCATTTCCAGCAGCGTGCGGGCGGCAAGGGCGGGCGGATCGTCAACATCGCGAGCCGCGCCGCCTATCGCGGCGATTCGCCGGCGCACTGGCATTATGCCGCGTCCAAGGCGGGGATGGTCGCGATGACGAAGAGCATCGCCCGGGGATATGCCGCGCAGAACATCCTCGCCTTCGCGATCTGCCCCGGTTTCACGATGACGGGGATGGCCGAGGATTATCTGGAGAGCCGCGGCGGCGACAAATTGCTCGCCGACATCCCGCTGGGTCGCGTCGCGCAGCCCGAAGAGGTGGCCATCGCGGCGCGGTTTCTGGCGCTGGAGGCTCCGCCATCGATGACCGGCGGCGTGATCGACGTGAACGGAGCAAGCTATGTCCGCTGA
- a CDS encoding methyl-accepting chemotaxis protein, which translates to MQKSGSIPNPAGWSGAARSPADRVGIYDWDDCIRPGCADISELIAGSEDAIATAFWDYYIALPMTEHLRPFFNEGQRLKRCAQSAEYTRLKYQDPFGERWIALACGHAKEAYETGAPLPALLSSLSYAHDRTLQIIAGKIGDDYDRRRRIAKAIQRMALVESEVMATHLGKCDAERSQEARREQSNRFSESIAQSIEGTATLGTRIRGQARGTSASTRGMLGKTSEVAAAAEQSAVAMREAAQTSAGLISAIEDARREVEAATSIATRAAGQAQDAVGMSEALSDHAKSIESILGLIRDIAGQTNLLALNATIEAARAGDAGRGFAVVAQEVKSLANQTARATDDIAAKIAAIQSATRSTVETNASIKATVTEVQESATRIRYAMEAQAQTVTAITAAVDETALAADSMSNTIAAIREDTESVASEIDTLEHDFAEVNERLETLKGAADRFSQDAAM; encoded by the coding sequence ATGCAAAAATCCGGGTCTATACCCAATCCTGCCGGTTGGAGCGGCGCCGCCCGATCCCCGGCGGACCGCGTCGGCATTTATGACTGGGACGATTGCATCCGCCCCGGTTGCGCCGATATTTCGGAATTGATCGCCGGGTCCGAAGACGCGATCGCGACGGCCTTCTGGGACTATTACATCGCCCTGCCGATGACCGAACACCTCCGCCCGTTTTTCAACGAGGGGCAGCGGCTGAAGCGTTGTGCGCAAAGCGCGGAATATACCCGACTGAAATATCAGGATCCGTTTGGCGAGCGCTGGATCGCGCTGGCGTGCGGCCACGCCAAAGAAGCATATGAAACGGGCGCGCCCCTGCCCGCCCTGCTATCATCGCTCAGCTATGCGCATGATCGCACGCTCCAGATCATCGCCGGAAAGATCGGGGACGATTACGATCGCCGGCGCAGGATCGCCAAGGCTATCCAGCGCATGGCACTGGTCGAATCCGAGGTGATGGCAACGCATCTTGGCAAGTGCGACGCAGAACGAAGTCAGGAGGCACGACGCGAGCAGTCGAACCGCTTCAGCGAAAGCATCGCGCAATCGATCGAGGGGACCGCAACACTCGGCACGCGCATTCGCGGGCAGGCCCGTGGCACGTCGGCCTCGACGCGCGGCATGCTGGGCAAGACCTCCGAAGTCGCCGCCGCCGCCGAACAATCCGCCGTCGCGATGCGCGAAGCGGCGCAGACTTCCGCCGGGCTGATCAGCGCGATCGAGGATGCCCGCCGCGAAGTGGAGGCGGCCACCAGCATCGCCACGCGCGCCGCCGGGCAGGCACAGGACGCAGTCGGCATGTCCGAAGCGCTTTCCGACCATGCGAAATCGATCGAATCGATCCTGGGCCTGATCCGCGACATTGCCGGACAGACCAACCTGCTCGCGCTGAACGCCACGATCGAGGCGGCACGCGCCGGCGATGCGGGACGTGGCTTTGCCGTCGTCGCGCAGGAAGTGAAGAGCCTGGCCAACCAGACGGCGCGGGCGACGGACGACATCGCCGCGAAGATCGCCGCGATCCAGTCCGCCACCCGGTCGACCGTCGAAACCAATGCCAGCATCAAGGCGACCGTCACCGAAGTTCAGGAGAGCGCGACGCGGATTCGATACGCGATGGAGGCGCAGGCACAGACCGTCACCGCGATCACCGCCGCGGTGGACGAAACCGCGCTTGCCGCCGATTCCATGTCCAATACGATCGCGGCCATTCGCGAGGACACGGAAAGCGTCGCATCCGAGATCGATACGCTGGAACACGACTTCGCCGAAGTGAACGAGCGGCTGGAGACGCTGAAAGGCGCCGCCGACCGTTTCTCGCAAGACGCCGCGATGTAA